The following coding sequences are from one Formosa haliotis window:
- a CDS encoding ISAon1 family transposase yields the protein MQRQYKDYLSDFKSWDQKSHARNWMLFPQNIGGYLSLDETAFSNGDLYTIITNKSAKGKTGAIIAMVKGTKAETVINILRKIPLKQRSKVKEVTLDMAGNMGLIVKKSFPNATLVIDRFHVQKLALDALQEIRIKHRWDAIDLENDAIEKARSKSLKFTPELLKNGDTLKQLLARSRYLLYKSSSKWTKNQSQRAEVLFQRYPDLEKAYNLCQNLSWIFNNSKDKTSALIRLAKWDEKVRKAEFKSFNTIARTMSIHYKNILNYFDNRSTNASAESFNAKIKAFRAQFRGVRNIDFFLFRLASIYA from the coding sequence ATGCAAAGACAATATAAAGATTATTTAAGTGACTTTAAATCTTGGGATCAAAAGTCGCATGCAAGAAATTGGATGTTATTTCCTCAAAACATCGGGGGTTACCTTTCATTGGACGAAACAGCTTTCTCCAATGGTGATTTATATACCATAATAACAAATAAATCCGCAAAAGGAAAGACAGGAGCTATAATAGCAATGGTAAAAGGAACCAAAGCTGAAACGGTTATTAATATACTACGCAAAATCCCTCTAAAACAAAGAAGTAAGGTTAAGGAAGTAACTTTAGATATGGCTGGAAATATGGGACTGATAGTTAAGAAATCATTCCCCAATGCGACATTGGTTATAGATCGTTTCCATGTTCAAAAATTAGCACTAGATGCATTACAAGAGATTAGAATTAAGCATAGATGGGATGCTATAGACCTAGAAAACGATGCTATAGAAAAAGCAAGAAGTAAATCCCTGAAGTTTACCCCTGAACTCCTTAAAAATGGAGATACACTCAAACAGTTACTCGCTAGAAGCAGATATTTACTATACAAATCAAGTTCAAAATGGACTAAAAATCAATCTCAAAGAGCGGAAGTTCTATTTCAGAGATATCCAGATTTAGAAAAGGCATATAATCTATGTCAGAACTTATCATGGATATTTAATAATTCAAAAGATAAAACATCTGCATTAATTAGACTAGCGAAATGGGATGAAAAAGTAAGAAAAGCGGAGTTTAAAAGCTTTAATACAATAGCAAGAACCATGTCTATTCATTACAAAAATATACTAAATTATTTCGATAACAGAAGTACAAACGCATCGGCTGAATCTTTCAATGCTAAAATAAAAGCTTTTAGAGCACAATTTAGAGGTGTCAGAAATATAGATTTTTTCTTATTTAGACTAGCATCTATTTATGCGTAA
- a CDS encoding ISAon1 family transposase N-terminal region protein — MSSDTLLSIANLLLPEVLVTYFDLTKHEVKAEEIHFYFTELNNAPLDHKDEKLHSKGFFPEASIQDFPIRGKNVFLHITRRRWINQDTNKVVTRDWKLVAKGTRMTSEFAAFLKELY; from the coding sequence ATGTCCTCAGACACTCTATTATCAATTGCTAATTTATTACTTCCAGAAGTTTTAGTAACCTATTTTGACTTAACTAAGCATGAGGTTAAAGCTGAAGAAATTCATTTTTATTTCACAGAACTAAACAATGCACCATTGGATCATAAAGATGAAAAACTACACTCTAAAGGTTTTTTTCCAGAAGCTAGTATTCAGGATTTCCCCATAAGAGGTAAGAATGTTTTCTTACATATCACTAGACGAAGATGGATTAATCAAGACACTAATAAAGTGGTTACAAGGGATTGGAAATTAGTAGCAAAAGGCACTAGAATGACTAGTGAATTTGCTGCTTTTTTAAAAGAACTCTATTAG